Within bacterium, the genomic segment AAAATTTGTTAAGGAATATATTAAGAACAAAAGTAAAACAGAAAAGAAATCAGTAAAGAGAGTAGAAAAATTTGATCCGGATCATATTACAGTATTTGATTTGGAGAAAAGAAATTTTAGAAAAATAAATATTAAAACAGCAAAAAGATTAAGACTCGATGGAGTTGAATATAAGATTGTTTAGGGGTGTCGTCAAGTGGTTAAGACAGCAGTCTTTGAAGCTGCCATTGTTTCCGGGGGTTCAAATCCCTCCACCCCTGCCAATAAATAGTTCGTGTTTTGGTTGCGATGACACAACCATTAATTATTGTCATCTGGTGCGGAGGATAAAGGAAGAAAGATCTAAATTGCGTAGCGTCTGCCAAGCTCCCGGCGCAAATCTGCATATAAAATTGCAAAAGATCTTTCTTCCTGGAATACAACTGCCGGTGTAGCTCAGTTGGCCAGAGTAATTGATCTGTAATCAATTTGGCGTGGGTTTAAATTCAATCATCGGCTCCAAATATTTTTAGGGAGTAGTGGATGATGTGGTTACTTCTATTGGCAGAAAAAACACCATATCAATTATTCTCTCCCAACAATTCATGCCGATTGCTGTAGGTTTTGAATAGTCCTATGAATTATCAAAACATAAACTACAGTCTATCGGCTCCAGTTATTAAATAGCAAGAGCAGTGTATTTGAGGGATACATCTGGTAAAATGTAAAACCCCTTAAAGTTTTTTCTCTCTTGCTTTATCTCTCTCAAAAAAGGAGAAGTGTGAAATGGGTTATCTAAACAAGAAAAAAGAAGTAAAAGAAGACAGACTCATGAAAACAACACATAAAAATTTCATGGATGGTGATTCTTTTGACATCAACAATCCTTTATTAAGATTAAAGATTGTTGCCGCATCATGTTTCTTCGGTGAACCACAATATTATAAATCCGATGAAAAATCGAAGAAGATAAAAAGACGCAAAATAATTAATAAATCCAGATTTGATTATTTTGATGAATTAATTAAAGTATTATCTCCAATTGATAAATCAGATTTTAAGAATTTATCACCAGCAGAAACAATGGAAAGATGTATTGATGAAGCTTTAACATATAATCCAGAAGAAACTTTGAGAATTGCAAGTGAATTAAGAAATATTGATTATATTAGAGTCACTCCACAGGTCATATTAGTTATGGCAGCAAACAGAAATGATCTTAAAGGATCTGAATTAATAAGAAAGTACGCTAAAGAAATTATTAAACGTGGAGATGAGCCAGCAACTGGATTGGCATATCAATTATCAAAATATGGAAAACCAATTCCAAATTCTCTCAAAAGAGCTTGGAGTGATTTTCTTAAATCATCTAACGAATATTCTTTAGCCAAATATAGAATGGAATCGAGAGAAGTAAAGACAATCGATGTCATCCGATTGAGTGGAGCATATAACGATAAAACAATCAAACTTCTAAACGGAACATTGAAATTAAATACTGATGACAGAGAAACTTGGGAATCTATCAGATCCTCTGGTGGATCATGGGAAAAATGTATAGATGTTATGGGGCACATGGCATTATTAAGAAATGTAAAAAATTTAATTGAAAATAACATATCACACAAATTATGGTTAGATAAATTAATTGAAACTGCACCGGAAGGAAAGCAGATGCCATTCAGATATTATGCAGCATATAGGATG encodes:
- a CDS encoding TROVE domain-containing protein, with amino-acid sequence MGYLNKKKEVKEDRLMKTTHKNFMDGDSFDINNPLLRLKIVAASCFFGEPQYYKSDEKSKKIKRRKIINKSRFDYFDELIKVLSPIDKSDFKNLSPAETMERCIDEALTYNPEETLRIASELRNIDYIRVTPQVILVMAANRNDLKGSELIRKYAKEIIKRGDEPATGLAYQLSKYGKPIPNSLKRAWSDFLKSSNEYSLAKYRMESREVKTIDVIRLSGAYNDKTIKLLNGTLKLNTDDRETWESIRSSGGSWEKCIDVMGHMALLRNVKNLIENNISHKLWLDKLIETAPEGKQMPFRYYAAYRMVENIASPIILDGIEECLMLSLPNLPKLSGKNLILVDNSGSAENNISMYGTTQIRHIGNLMGVITGMVSDEGIVGVFGDRLTLKPIRKKSSVFDQLKDVNKIGDSIGSATENGVWIALKNAIEKKEHWDNIFIYSDMQAGHGGLYGINPDEYEAYLWRGTVKNIHVPKLINAYRNKVNSKVNVFLCQIAGYEDTIMPENYERTYILGGWSDQIIRYASKVNSLYEQTKNKKNIKVKFVESEYEEECGNNN